A window of Halostella salina contains these coding sequences:
- the idsA3 gene encoding geranylfarnesyl diphosphate synthase, translated as MTSPEAREETVLSAVAERRELVNDAIEESLPVEEPERLYEASRYLLDAGGKRLRPTVLLTVAEALGDESPATADYRAFPDLTDGVVDVMAAAVSVEVIQSFTLIHDDIMDDDDLRRGVPAVHREYDVETAILAGDTLYSKAFEIMLDTGAPAERSVEALDVLANTCTQICEGQSLDVEFESRRDVLPDEYLGMVEQKTAVLYAASAALPAILLGADDETVDALYGYGLDVGRAFQIQDDVLDLTVPSDRLGKQRGSDLVENKRTLITLHAREQGIDVDSLVDTDDVDAVTEAEIDEAVAALADAGSIDYAKETAEELVENGKDRLTVLPDNDARRLLEQIADYLIERGY; from the coding sequence ATGACAAGCCCTGAGGCGCGCGAGGAGACGGTGCTGTCGGCGGTCGCGGAGCGACGCGAACTGGTCAACGACGCCATCGAGGAGTCGCTCCCGGTCGAGGAGCCGGAGCGACTGTACGAGGCGTCCCGCTACCTGCTGGACGCCGGCGGGAAGCGCCTCCGGCCGACCGTGCTGCTGACCGTCGCCGAGGCGCTCGGCGACGAGTCGCCGGCGACGGCCGATTACCGGGCGTTCCCGGACCTCACGGACGGGGTCGTCGACGTGATGGCCGCTGCCGTGAGCGTCGAGGTCATCCAGTCGTTTACCCTGATCCACGACGACATCATGGACGACGACGACCTCCGGCGCGGCGTCCCGGCGGTCCACCGCGAGTACGACGTTGAGACGGCGATACTGGCCGGCGACACGCTGTACTCGAAGGCGTTCGAGATCATGCTGGACACCGGCGCGCCGGCCGAGCGGTCCGTCGAGGCGCTGGACGTGCTCGCCAACACCTGCACGCAGATCTGCGAGGGGCAGTCCCTCGACGTCGAGTTCGAGAGCCGCCGCGACGTGCTCCCCGACGAGTACCTCGGGATGGTCGAGCAGAAGACCGCGGTCCTGTACGCGGCCAGCGCCGCGCTGCCGGCCATCCTGCTCGGCGCGGACGACGAGACGGTCGACGCGCTGTACGGCTACGGGCTGGACGTGGGCCGCGCGTTCCAGATCCAGGACGACGTGCTCGACCTGACGGTGCCGAGCGACCGGCTCGGCAAACAGCGCGGGAGCGACCTCGTGGAGAACAAGCGGACGCTGATCACGCTCCACGCGCGCGAACAGGGGATCGATGTGGACTCGCTCGTCGACACCGACGACGTCGACGCCGTCACCGAGGCGGAGATCGACGAGGCCGTCGCCGCCCTGGCGGACGCGGGAAGCATCGATTACGCGAAAGAGACCGCCGAGGAACTGGTCGAAAACGGGAAAGACAGGCTCACGGTCCTGCCCGACAACGACGCCCGGCGGCTGCTGGAGCAGATCGCCGACTACCTGATCGAGCGCGGCTATTAA
- a CDS encoding cupin domain-containing protein gives MGKVNAEDVEPARTERGDTAFERRKLAAAADGDRIGCSLYRIPPGRRSWPYHYHTGNEEAIFVLSGEGSLRLDGERVPLETDDYVALPPGEDSGHRVINDSDEPLRYLMVSTMDDPDVTVYPDSGKVGVFAGSAPGSEAERTVHGYYRADDAVDYWVDEDGPSGDE, from the coding sequence ATGGGAAAAGTCAACGCCGAGGACGTGGAGCCGGCCCGCACCGAGCGCGGCGACACGGCGTTCGAACGCCGAAAGCTCGCCGCCGCGGCCGACGGAGACCGGATCGGCTGCAGCCTCTACCGCATCCCGCCGGGCCGGCGGTCGTGGCCGTACCACTACCACACCGGCAACGAGGAGGCCATCTTCGTGCTCTCGGGGGAGGGATCACTCCGGCTCGACGGGGAGCGCGTCCCGCTGGAGACCGACGACTACGTCGCACTGCCGCCCGGCGAGGACAGCGGCCACCGCGTCATCAACGACTCGGACGAACCGCTCCGCTACCTGATGGTGTCGACGATGGACGACCCGGACGTGACGGTGTATCCCGACTCCGGCAAAGTGGGCGTGTTCGCCGGGTCAGCGCCCGGGAGCGAGGCGGAGCGAACGGTCCACGGATACTACCGGGCCGACGACGCGGTTGACTACTGGGTCGACGAGGACGGACCGTCGGGCGACGAGTAG